The Plasmodium brasilianum strain Bolivian I chromosome 11, whole genome shotgun sequence nucleotide sequence catataaaaatatttgcttACAAACCATagagaaacaaaaaaattgtaaaaaagtaaaaaggtgaaaaaaataagggcatgtatatatatgtacatatacattataaatgTAGAAACGTGGAAGGAATTAAATGCATAAGTGTTAAAATTCCCATTTATTTAAGCTTAACAGGGATAAACATcctttatattaaaaataaatgtattaagCATATACAAAAGAGCAACCCTAGTTGATTAGCAGATAAAGTAGATTGCATgccatttattttacaaataatttagTTTAAAAGTTCGATGAATGGAATACTAGCCCTAAATagtttttgaaaattatttatcagTGTATCAAGTCCTATGTAATATTTCTTccatttatatttcattaataatattatatctgaataaaattaattgtatGAACGtgtaatgtatatgtatacgcgTATGCACGTACGATATGCGTATGTACCCTTATTCAATTAtgatatgcatatatacccGTATGCACCCATAATATGTAGATATACCCGTATGCAcgtgtaatatatatatttccccATATGcccatataattatataagtatatccTTATGATATATACCTGCGCACAGTCTGCACAATGTTGAGCAAGCAACTACACGACCTGCGAATACAAAAGCAGGTGCAAATATTTGAAGACAAACACATTGATAAACTaacaagaaataaatataggctatttagaaatatttataagagTATTATAGTGTCCCCATTGCATTTAGTATCAATAAAGAAAGTGTTAGAAAATTTGataagtataaataaatcattTGAAGAATTTGAAAACTTATTTTATGTGGAAGAACAGAATACGGTACACTGTTtttatgatgaaaatgaaaaaagagaaattgAAATATACTTAAAGCATCGTGAATTTTTAACAGTAGAAGAAGAgaagataatttttaaaaaaattaaagaatttttaaaattgtgttctctatattcaaataaaaatgaagttaAAATTCTGATCgaatttctaatatataaatatgaaattaatGTAAAGTGTAGTCAGGATATTTTACTGTGTATTTTACCCAACATTTTTTTAGTagaactaaaaaatattttagaaattatatacatagaaGGAACAtcaccctttttttttataaataattttaaacatgaccaattaaaaaatgtagacAAATCTGTTTTTTTGCaacatataaaaaggaataatgctatttataaaattttatttgagTATTTAATAGAATTAATCTTTAGTTCTAGTTGTGACAATGCAATCGTTAGAAAGAAGGAAACGCACAttccatatataaatttttttatcaccATTACAGAAGATATTGTTAATAGTTTCATTGACATGCCCATTTATATAGTTGAATTTTACTGTAACGTGCTTCTTGTATTAATAAGCAATTCAAAAAAGGTCTTTGATTTGCTTGGGAAGAAGATATGTAGTGCGATAAAAGTAAATGAAATGAATTCAATGAACAGCTTAGTAcaagaaaaagagaatatttttcttctgcAAATTCAAAATTGCTGtcaatttttagaaaaatttttgaaaatttttgatGTTGCTATGtttaaatgcaaaaaagaatttgatttatcatttttaaaaaataaaatatttttgtttataaattatgaCTTTCTCTCGCTTCATGAAAATCGAATAAGGGAAAATTCGTTATGTTCTTGTTTTGTAAAATGTCTAATTGTTTtactaaatataatatacaaaaatacgTACAAAATATCATTCAGCagttattttaaagaaacaCAAGGGGATCTTCAATATAGTGATAACACAATGGAGCAACTAGAACAACAACAGCAGCAGCAACAACGGCAGCGAAGTGATGAGAAACACATTATgaacataataaatttcgtaaaagaaaacaaaaaaaactgCTTTGACAGTAGATTGGACGCCATTATAGAGGATGGAAAAATGCTAGTAAAacttttacaaatattttatgagtTAAATGATGCATACGAAGTTATTgacaatttaataaaaattattttgataaaaagcTATTCCATGAAGTTAAATTTGGACCGATTAGACCTtatattttcccttttacaaaataaagaaaattataaatttaccataatatttatagttaatttaatatccttttatatataccttATTAGAAGAGAAGCACATAAAAAGAGTGATAAAGAAGGAACAGAGGGTATAACAGGAACAGTAGGTACAGCTGATATGGAGGAGGCAATTGAAGAAATGAAATTGGAACATGTGGACACCTTAGAATTGTTACTTAGAAAATATTGTTTTAGTAATACCCTAAATAACAGTGTAGTATATAGAACGCACTTTTATGAAatagttaaatattttatatgtgaaaatagcgaattatttaaaaagaaaatattattatttgaagtTTACAGCAAAATAGATGAGCATTTGTTAAAGCTTATTAACATGTTTAGTAACAAATTGAATATtgtcaaaatttttaaccatgttaatgaagaaaaagtaGATATCGGTGATCCTGAAATTGTTGAACAAGCTCTGAAGAGCATTaagtttatttataattataggTTGAgagcaaaaaagaaaaagaattcaAATGAGGAACAAATAGTAGAGGGAAGGGAGAAAGAAACCCAGAGAGAAAGAAGAACTGGTGAACAGTGCTGTGAACAAAGTCAAAAAATAATCCAAGAAACAAGCAGCCAACAAAGCCAAAGAGGAAATCAAACGAAAGACATATTCGTAAAAGACTTCCTTCCGTTGGGGTTCATAGAAAAAGGAAtacaaaatattgaaaaatcaAAAGGATTCCTCGAATGTTTATATGCAAGGGTtgtttatcttttaaaagagaataaaatgttatttacTGATTATGTACAGAAGTATAAAATAGAGTTGATAAGTCTTTTTCCATCcaaaaaatacttatatcGAATAATTTTTGACGCATTTAAAGAATTGAAActtcataatttttgtgAAATGGATAAAAATCGCAATAagatatttttgaaattttacatacaattatttatgataaaaCTGATAAAGATgcacaataaaaataaagaaaaattgaaaaaggacaaattttttaaaaattttattaatatcaacttttcttttttttttataatatatgattgTGAAAATAATAAGGATTTGTACATAagtaattcctttttttcacgAGATATTGTACACGGAATTTTCCagttaacaaaaaatttcttttttcttttgtgcAAATTAAAGAATGTCAGTTGTTACAATTTTGATGATTTCATCCAAATGCAAATGAAGCAACAAAGATACAAAACCattgaaaattttgtaaagCATAGTGTTCCTTTTCGCACCAATATCTTGATTAgaatactatattttttttcaaatgtgGACCTATTTAAATGTTTTGGATCCTGCAATACAGAACTGAACACAACTCGTTATGAAGCACATGAAGTAGATGAAGGAGAATTAAATCAGatcaatgaaaatattttaaccgTATCTACGAAAGTATCATTAGATAATGAATCTAATGATGACTATGAAATCTGTAAAGAGAAAGAAATTAAACAAcatgtggaaaaaaaaaaattaagaaattttttattaagaatatttaaaattttattcgtTAATATGGATAACAAGAATTTCAGTTATTATGCTTATACtagtaaaaaaatgtacatgaGCGTAGTAGAATCATTTCAAAAAACAATAGTACAGTTTAATAACATTGACCCTTCAGTAacttatttcttatatttcaaatgccttaatttattttatatgaatagcacgtatttaaaatttgtgTGTGATACTTTAgattactttatttttttatataacgttgataatataaaaaagtatataaaggATATTAATATGATGACCAATGCCGCTAtagaaatatacaaatacttgaaaaaaagaacgaGGAAATTAgatataaagaattattatgGAAATTGTTTCATGGGTATAATAATTCTTTGTACTCCATATGTTTTTTCTAGCACGAGAATTAGATATGTTATCAATAAagccaaaaaaataaatgataaaaaacgTGTAGTTATAgattatcatattttaaatacattGTTTGATAGAAGCAGAATTATGAAAAACGCAggaatttttcatttactaGACAATGTGGAAAGTTGTCCCAGTTACccagaaaattatataactgATGGCATCAGGAGGAATAAAGTTGTTAACGAAGCTAACTTTGtagatgataataatagCGCTAGTAATACtgttaataatagtaatgatattagtaatagtgttaataatagtaatgatattagtaatattgtcagtaatagtaataacagtagtagtaatagtaaagaagaaaaggGTGTTTGTCTTATGACAGgtgataataataagaatgaAGTAATAGGAAATATAGAAGATTCATTAGAACCATTATGTAATGAATATACTGTTCACGTTCATTCTCTTATTTACGGGCGAAAATGGGATAGACGCAAACCTCAGTGTTATGaagttattaaatatattttatttatatttgcctatttaaataaatatttttttaatgtattattatcaaATTTCCATgttgatattttttacaacaGTATTGCAGTGTacttcttaaaaaaaaatttaatactCATACATTTAAGAAGAATTATGCAAAGAAATTCGTACccatataaaataacaaaaatatataaattgatATTAAGCATGAATTGGAAACTCTTTTACAAATACGAGTACATCTACCCCtttctatatttaatagatttttatgttaatgtGTTAGACAGTAGCTATCTGAGGAAGGCGAAAGTGGAGCGTTTAAATGATAGTAACATAGGCGCTTCGAATACCAATGCGAAGAGCATTATGAACAATGGTTTAAATTACGGTGGACCAGTAATCGAAAGAAGTAGTATTAAGAGTGCCGAGAATAAAAAACTAAATGAGAAAgtgaaatatatgaacagaAAGTTACTTAAAGAATTTAGTTTACACTATTCTAGTAAGACCTCAAAGAAacctataaatataataaagcttagaaaaatgaaaagaattaaatattcAGCTATCTTGAATAATCCAAATATTGAAGAGAtggataaaaaattttttcaaaatctGAGAGGCTTTTTCAAATATCATGAACAACTTATTGAACATTTCTACTTTGATAAAGAAAGTGAAATAAGGGCTATGTGTGAGTTAATAATTAAGAGAATAATAGAATACAATAacgatatattaataattcagTTATTATCTATTAAGAATTTTTGTACTAgttctttatttaaaaaggatataCGTTCATGTATTGAAaaattagatatatataattttatgttatttaaagaattattttcaaataagaAGGATCACAATTATAATTCCATATTGTTAATGTGCAAAAATGTGAAGAGTGTAGCagagaaaaacaaattattactttttatagaAACACATgtagtgaaaaaaaaaacaaagggATCTCTTCGTTGTTTGagtattttgaaaattcttattatgttatcagacaataatataaatattagtaGTGATAATAATAGCTTGAACAATATTCATCATTATGTAGAATTTGTGaaaaatcatataaaaatttttaaaagaatatcaGTGTTTATAGAgacaaataatattttatttttaaaaataatcaaatatataacaaatatatgtacccTTATGTGTAATGTACCCGAACTAATAACATATCATTTATCGTTAGTTAAAAACAATTTCCTATCAGATATTGTTTCgttattttctaaaaatatctatttcttttatgaAGACATATCCTCACATATGAAATCTCTCTCATATGCCTTTAACaaacttataaaaaaaaaaataaggctTTTTGTGGATTCTCAAAGGAAGCAATATTTAAAAGGGGCATCAACATTGGAAGGGGTATCATCTTTGGATGAGGCTTCAACTGTAGCTGAGATATCAACTATAATTGAGGCTTCAACTATGGCAGATGCTTCAACCGTGTTAGAAGATGCAGATAAAGAAAAGCAAACAAAGAGCCAACTCACTGACGGTAAGAAGAGACAAAACGAGCAGATATGTAGCCCAAAGGATGAATGCAGTATACGTGAagtttctttaaaaaaaaggaagttaACTAATTATAATTCGCTTTCCCATTGTTCAGTATCAGAAGATGAAACACTTAGAACACTgattgttcataaaaaaaaaaaaggtaatcGTTGTTACATGGAACATTTTGTACAGAATGAGGGAGAAGCAGATATGATTAGCCATTATCATTTACACATATttgcatttatatgtacatttattaatagaATTTTTAGAAACGAGATTATAGATTTACAATATTTCATAGTTTTGATGAAGAACTTAATGTTcttgtttaataaaaattacagcTCGTATGTCATAtcaatttgttttataaattttattataaaaattaaaatagaaGATTTACACGCATGCACACATTACATAACAGATgttcttaatatatattattctcaTGACATAACTTATTGTATCAGCAACCATTTGTTGTTGTTTCTTTCATTGTATTTATGCCCTCATTCATTTGTAAAAGATAAATTAGTGCAAAATGACCAAGTTAACAAGTTAAAGAAAAGGGGAAAAGTAAATACTAGCTATAATGACAATACTATTGGGTATGTAGAACATTTTGGCAGTattaataaggaaaattataatagtgAGCTTGAAAATAACAAGAGAATAGGTATAATTAATAGAACTACTTCTTACCCCGCTTATGTACAAACTAAGCTAAAATACATCAAAccacatttaaaaaaagtgaagAATATGAAACTTTTAtgtttgaaaattatttccTTAATTTCAATTATTAATTCATCAAATAAAAGTAGTATCAAattaatttcatattttatatatttttccacTTTTCAAAACTTTATTCTCTGTTTTTGTTTTGCTAAAGATAAAGTTATCAATAAGAGGTTGAACATATTGTTCAAGAAATTCGCTTTTCGAAATACAGATACATTCATATTGGCACATATTCTGAGCAACTTTAAAGTCAGCGCTCGTGCTTCATGCAATTTATGTAATTACTTGAGGGAAAAAGGCATGGGTGATCAAGAAGAGAAAGAAGAGGAGGAACAAGTTGAAGTTAAGGTTGATGTAGCAGCAGGAATATCCGGTCAAAGGAGCGTGGAGCGACCGAAGAATAATAAACAGAACGATGTGCACTATTTtgagaatttatttttgtataaatttttgttttacctGAACAAGCAAAAAGAGTACATGGCATTCAACGAAggatacaaaaaatatatgaagcaTAAAGAAAATTTGGAAAGCACAAATCAAGGTGCTGTTAACGATTTAGATAACAGTCATTTcgcttataatatatttaacgaTATTCTGAATATGGAGATAGAAAATAATGGAGATGATGTTGACAGTGGCAGAAGTACTAATAATAACAGGGGTAGTTGTAAAGTTAGCGATATAATAAACAGGAAACTCTTAACtttttatgattttataGTGAACAAGCTGTTGAACATAAACTATGCTGTTGGTTCGCGcctttttaatgaaattattgtGTTCATTAATCAAAGAATAAACAACCACATAGACGCAAAGCACATATTTGATGCTATAAtgtattctttatataaccaaaaaaacaaaaagtcattttcaattttgaacgaaatatatatacataatatattcaacAAAGCACTGTTCAAAATAAAGTTAGATAATTCTATGCAAATTTTAATTGtgtcaaaaataaatgaaatattaagaaatctGTTTGAGAAATATTACTTAGTTTTTGGAAATGAAATGaatgaaaggaaaaaaagatatgaaaTAGTTGAGGAAGAATATTATGGGGAAGACACAGAGGAGGAAAATTGTGATGATTCTTCAAGAGAGAACAGTAGAACAAATAGCACAACGAATAGTAGTAATATCAAAAAgggtaaaaagaaaaaatcgTTGTACTCAGAAATGGACAAGATATATGAAgagtataaaaaatacacagCACATGTAGGTACAATAAATGAGATTACAACTAGTGATGAAAAAGATTATAATTGTACGTTGGCATATACTGGTGCCTTTTCTTCCAACCTTTTTGATATAAATTCCTCAGGTTCAAAGGTCAACATAAATGATAACAACTGCATTAATAATTACGAGGAAGAGGACAATGggtatatgaaaaatattgtagAATATGAATATGGTTCAGGTGAAATTCTGTATATAAAAGATACAAACAGATGTAAGGActtaaacaaaattttttttatagatagttattatttaaatacaattttaaaatgtatatgttcCCTGTTAATTAATTTCCCCTTATTCACAAAGAAACGAATGATTGAATTGTTCtgtgctttatttttaaataacaaaagatatatattaatgaatgaGAAGAATTTACTTAAGAGtaatttctataattttagcaaagacaaaaaagtaaagcatatcaataaaattgttataaaccctttaaaaaaattaagtatatatcatttattttttatattctcaaataatgatattaaaagTTGCTTAGAAAATATAACTAATTATTACCAGAAGAATTCGAATCTTTTTGAAAATCCAACTAGAATATATGATCATAATGGATCACTTGTTCTTAATAACTCtttgtttatatatcaaCATCTGCTTGTATTTGCGCATTTTTTTGGTGCTAGCTACAACATAATCAGCGATTTAGGcctaaaattattatttctgttAATAAACTGTTATATAAGTAactgttataaatatatcgCAAGTCTCTATGAAAAACATCAAggtaaaataatgaatttaaaCAGCCATGATTTCTGTTGTTATAGTGTTAAATACGATGTATCAAATCATATAGGGAATAAGACACAAGATGAGATGCTTATTGATCTTAGGGTagaagaacaaaatataGTAACATCACTATTATATACATCATCCAAGATTAAGCTGACTTGTTTACAAGATTTATTTAGTAGACTCGTCTCATGTTTCGAACGAAAGATTTTTGAATCTAACGCATCTAATATTTTGGAATGTTATAAAACAGTCTATGaaagaagaatatattttatatacttttacaGGCTCTATCAAAACTTTGGTTCAATTTTAAGTAACAGGAGCAAGTACCTACTTGATCTACTCAACAATATCAAGCTGACTTTAATAGCATGTCAAAAGAATAGTGAATGCATATATGAAGGAAGCAAGTTCAGAATTACTGGAAACAACAGTGGTAGTTGgaataacaataatgataGTTCCCTTTTGAGGAATGAGAcagaagaaagaaaagatgAGAACTATGGTAGAAATCgcgaaaataaagaagacgAGGAAGATGAAAAATTTCCCAAATTTACAAATGATGTCGAAGACAATG carries:
- a CDS encoding hypothetical protein (conserved Plasmodium protein), which produces MLSKQLHDLRIQKQVQIFEDKHIDKLTRNKYRLFRNIYKSIIVSPLHLVSIKKVLENLISINKSFEEFENLFYVEEQNTVHCFYDENEKREIEIYLKHREFLTVEEEKIIFKKIKEFLKLCSLYSNKNEVKILIEFLIYKYEINVKCSQDILLCILPNIFLVELKNILEIIYIEGTSPFFFINNFKHDQLKNVDKSVFLQHIKRNNAIYKILFEYLIELIFSSSCDNAIVRKKETHIPYINFFITITEDIVNSFIDMPIYIVEFYCNVLLVLISNSKKVFDLLGKKICSAIKVNEMNSMNSLVQEKENIFLLQIQNCCQFLEKFLKIFDVAMFKCKKEFDLSFLKNKIFLFINYDFLSLHENRIRENSLCSCFVKCLIVLLNIIYKNTYKISFSSYFKETQGDLQYSDNTMEQLEQQQQQQQRQRSDEKHIMNIINFVKENKKNCFDSRLDAIIEDGKMLVKLLQIFYELNDAYEVIDNLIKIILIKSYSMKLNLDRLDLIFSLLQNKENYKFTIIFIVNLISFYIYLIRREAHKKSDKEGTEGITGTVGTADMEEAIEEMKLEHVDTLELLLRKYCFSNTLNNSVVYRTHFYEIVKYFICENSELFKKKILLFEVYSKIDEHLLKLINMFSNKLNIVKIFNHVNEEKVDIGDPEIVEQALKSIKFIYNYRLRAKKKKNSNEEQIVEGREKETQRERRTGEQCCEQSQKIIQETSSQQSQRGNQTKDIFVKDFLPLGFIEKGIQNIEKSKGFLECLYARVVYLLKENKMLFTDYVQKYKIELISLFPSKKYLYRIIFDAFKELKLHNFCEMDKNRNKIFLKFYIQLFMIKLIKMHNKNKEKLKKDKFFKNFININFSFFFIIYDCENNKDLYISNSFFSRDIVHGIFQLTKNFFFLLCKLKNVSCYNFDDFIQMQMKQQRYKTIENFVKHSVPFRTNILIRILYFFSNVDLFKCFGSCNTELNTTRYEAHEVDEGELNQINENILTVSTKVSLDNESNDDYEICKEKEIKQHVEKKKLRNFLLRIFKILFVNMDNKNFSYYAYTSKKMYMSVVESFQKTIVQFNNIDPSVTYFLYFKCLNLFYMNSTYLKFVCDTLDYFIFLYNVDNIKKYIKDINMMTNAAIEIYKYLKKRTRKLDIKNYYGNCFMGIIILCTPYVFSSTRIRYVINKAKKINDKKRVVIDYHILNTLFDRSRIMKNAGIFHLLDNVESCPSYPENYITDGIRRNKVVNEANFVDDNNSASNTVNNSNDISNSVNNSNDISNIVSNSNNSSSNSKEEKGVCLMTGDNNKNEVIGNIEDSLEPLCNEYTVHVHSLIYGRKWDRRKPQCYEVIKYILFIFAYLNKYFFNVLLSNFHVDIFYNSIAVYFLKKNLILIHLRRIMQRNSYPYKITKIYKLILSMNWKLFYKYEYIYPFLYLIDFYVNVLDSSYLRKAKVERLNDSNIGASNTNAKSIMNNGLNYGGPVIERSSIKSAENKKLNEKVKYMNRKLLKEFSLHYSSKTSKKPINIIKLRKMKRIKYSAILNNPNIEEMDKKFFQNLRGFFKYHEQLIEHFYFDKESEIRAMCELIIKRIIEYNNDILIIQLLSIKNFCTSSLFKKDIRSCIEKLDIYNFMLFKELFSNKKDHNYNSILLMCKNVKSVAEKNKLLLFIETHVVKKKTKGSLRCLSILKILIMLSDNNINISSDNNSLNNIHHYVEFVKNHIKIFKRISVFIETNNILFLKIIKYITNICTLMCNVPELITYHLSLVKNNFLSDIVSLFSKNIYFFYEDISSHMKSLSYAFNKLIKKKIRLFVDSQRKQYLKGASTLEGVSSLDEASTVAEISTIIEASTMADASTVLEDADKEKQTKSQLTDGKKRQNEQICSPKDECSIREVSLKKRKLTNYNSLSHCSVSEDETLRTLIVHKKKKGNRCYMEHFVQNEGEADMISHYHLHIFAFICTFINRIFRNEIIDLQYFIVLMKNLMFLFNKNYSSYVISICFINFIIKIKIEDLHACTHYITDVLNIYYSHDITYCISNHLLLFLSLYLCPHSFVKDKLVQNDQVNKLKKRGKVNTSYNDNTIGYVEHFGSINKENYNSELENNKRIGIINRTTSYPAYVQTKLKYIKPHLKKVKNMKLLCLKIISLISIINSSNKSSIKLISYFIYFSTFQNFILCFCFAKDKVINKRLNILFKKFAFRNTDTFILAHILSNFKVSARASCNLCNYLREKGMGDQEEKEEEEQVEVKVDVAAGISGQRSVERPKNNKQNDVHYFENLFLYKFLFYLNKQKEYMAFNEGYKKYMKHKENLESTNQGAVNDLDNSHFAYNIFNDILNMEIENNGDDVDSGRSTNNNRGSCKVSDIINRKLLTFYDFIVNKLLNINYAVGSRLFNEIIVFINQRINNHIDAKHIFDAIMYSLYNQKNKKSFSILNEIYIHNIFNKALFKIKLDNSMQILIVSKINEILRNLFEKYYLVFGNEMNERKKRYEIVEEEYYGEDTEEENCDDSSRENSRTNSTTNSSNIKKGKKKKSLYSEMDKIYEEYKKYTAHVGTINEITTSDEKDYNCTLAYTGAFSSNLFDINSSGSKVNINDNNCINNYEEEDNGYMKNIVEYEYGSGEILYIKDTNRCKDLNKIFFIDSYYLNTILKCICSLLINFPLFTKKRMIELFCALFLNNKRYILMNEKNLLKSNFYNFSKDKKVKHINKIVINPLKKLSIYHLFFIFSNNDIKSCLENITNYYQKNSNLFENPTRIYDHNGSLVLNNSLFIYQHLLVFAHFFGASYNIISDLGLKLLFLLINCYISNCYKYIASLYEKHQGKIMNLNSHDFCCYSVKYDVSNHIGNKTQDEMLIDLRVEEQNIVTSLLYTSSKIKLTCLQDLFSRLVSCFERKIFESNASNILECYKTVYERRIYFIYFYRLYQNFGSILSNRSKYLLDLLNNIKLTLIACQKNSECIYEGSKFRITGNNSGSWNNNNDSSLLRNETEERKDENYGRNRENKEDEEDEKFPKFTNDVEDNVERKNRKNVLKNKWYWFDLGYCALICLYEILKNEKKNQTNITPVFYEICLDHVIDCFNFFVYLPRVHVNYDVQNNVNEDIIRNSEHIDMKKTSIILLDILKLILFELYSLYLNDPSKIQIMTMRLSIKNDNNNASTKITIAIILTLKYIYETIGYKELFFSLQDLYQIFSELNDHPDDEIELISKKWFNEISKYTGRT